A stretch of DNA from Tachysurus vachellii isolate PV-2020 chromosome 4, HZAU_Pvac_v1, whole genome shotgun sequence:
TTTTCTAAATCTTTCTGGTCTCCTAAGGACTTCCTGCCTAAAAGCTCTGTCCAAATGGGTGGAAGGCAAGAAAATATAGTTTCTTCTTGTGTCataggtgtaaaaaaaataataataataaaaataatactttataTGTCATGCCAGAACGTTCTCTTACCTTTCAGCTTTGACAAGATTTCCATAAAAGCCTCTTCTGAGTTTTTAGCCATGAGGCTTTTCAGCTCATCTTCTTCTGACATCTCCATGTTTGTTAGCTCACGTTGCTAATACGGTGTTTTTCGCTataaaataactattattaataatcataataataatacaacaaaagGGAGCTAGTTTAAACGTGTAGTCATTACTATTAACTCATAATTAAATCCCAAGATTATTtaaaaggagtttttttttttaaactttgagTTCGCAGCAAATACAAGACGCATATGTGGTTACTGGAGCAACGCTTGCGTCATCAAACCGCGACAACGGATATAACGCCATTTCAATGTAACCTACTTTATAgcataacatttaataacaacgttagtttatataattaaaaatatatttgtataatataatatagaattaaacaatatatatacacacaatttcTTTAATATTAAGTACAACCCTGTTATCAAAATAATAGATAGGAAACTAATTACTCATTTAAGAAAATGTCAGATTTTAAGTCAAATATTAGAATGAGCTTAATGTCCTCAAgctattactactaataataatactaattttttttttttttacctttacaaacacatctgtaaatgtAACATTAGTAGAAAACCAAGTCCAACCCAATCATGGAATCACAACATCAACATCTACGATGAGATAAACTTGACATTTAGACTGTTTTAGATACATATTATTGTTCACCTTTTATTTGAACAGAATCATCAACTCAGAGCACATTACATGtggataaaatatttaatattaactttaatatcgggagggggcacggtggcttagtggttagcacgttcacctcacacctccatggtcggggttcgattcccgcctccgccttgtgtgtgtggagtttgcatgttctccccgtgcctcaggggtttcctctgggtactccggtttcctcccccggtgcaaagacatgcatggtaggttgattggcatctctggaaaattgtccgtagtgtgtgattgcgtgagtgaatgagagtgtgtgtgtgccctgtgatgggttggcactctgtccagagtgtatcctgccttgatgcccaatgacgcctgagataggcacaggctccccgtgaggtagttcggataagcggtagaagatgaatgaatgaatgaattttaatatcATCAAATCGTTTATTAACATAATTAAAACATAGGCGTTAAACTACATCGGTAGAAGTTTTAAGACACACATCATCTCTTAAGGTCAGCTTTCAAAGTCCTCTGCAGGCTGGCTATACTGGCGTCTAAAGCTGCTAAGCCGTTGCGGAACGCTTGCTCGTCACGCGTGTTGAATGTAGACCAGGAGTTCACGCTCCAGTCTGAAGCTAAGGATTTTATATCGCAGGATGAAAAAGAGTTCTCGTATGCTGATGGCCGTCCTGTGTATACTGATGTTTCACCCATACGCAGACGTCGCCGTGCATGCTGGGATTCAGATTGTTCTGTAGGATTAACAGCAGCCTCACTGGGCTGTTTCAGCTGCAAGGTCACACCATCAGGATGTGGGAGGAAATCTGCACCGTGATCATTATCCAGAGATGGGAGGTCAGACGAGATGCCAAGTTTATTAAAAGCAAGACCGAGGTACTTCAGTCCGCCGTGAACTGAAGACTGTTTCTGGGGAGCTGCTGCAGTCTGCACGCTTGCCGTCTCTCGTAAAGGAACAAATCCTGTGTCGTCACTCTGTTCTACTTCCTGACTCTCACTCCCAACTGTCGTGCTCTTTAGTGACAAGTGTACATCCGAGCTTTTAGGAGAGCTCTGTTGTCTACGTTTCCACTGGCCAGGTGAAGAATGAGACAGTTTAAGGTGTACAGATTTAGCTGGGTGAGGTGGTGAGTTGTGACCCGAGTCCTCCAGAGTCTGAAGGTAGGCCTTAACGGAGTCTGTGACTCGACTGGCCACAGTAGGTTCTCGGTGCTGAGTCTCATACTGATCTAGAACGTTCTTAGTGAGCTGAGCCGCAGGAGCTGAGCTGCTGGAAACATCTGTCTGAGCAAGGTAGAATGGGGTGGGGCTTTTCTGAAGATTTCTGTTGATaaaccaataaaataaaataaaaaaaaaaacactaatattTGCAGTAATGTATAGGTCTTTATTCGTATAAttatacaggtgtacagtttGACTTACCTGATGATCTCCTGTAGTTTTGTGATCTCTGCCTCCTTCTGCTGGAGGCTGTTTGTCAGTGCAGTCTTCTCCCTCTCGCAGTCTTCCAGCTTAGCCTGGCAGTTACGCATTTCAGCTAAGGCCTCACTCACATCTAAATCatgtgaataattaaaaaaattgcacacCAAAATAGACACAATTTTTTTCCAAGCATTGgcaataaatatacacacaatctGTGGGCAAGGGAGTTGATGATATAAAACAACTGGTTACagacaaatgtgtgtatatCATTGGAGCACTTTAAATTACTACTAATTAATTGCATTTAtgtagtttattaataaaataataaattatcatCTCAAAACATCCCTCCCCCcctgggtatttttttttacccatgcGTATACGACTCGTCTCAACCTCGCAATGCTCTTTGGTCTGTTGCAGGTCACCCTCTTTGTCCTCTACAGCCTGACGGAGTTTCTGGTTCTCCTGCTGAAGGTTCTCCAGCTCTTTATGGCGCTCATTTAATTGCATCTGAAGTGTGAGGTTTAGTGACTGCAGTGAgaccactgaaacacacacaaacacaagtttGTAAATTCTGAAATGACAATCTTATAATAATCTAATGatctaaatattacaaatgatttaATGCCCTTGCTTCGTATCCATCTCAACGAAATCTGATGTGAAGCTTCAGATGATGTTCTTACATTCTAGATTGCAATCCACTGGTCTGGCCTGTCTTTCTGCTCTCTCCCGTTCCTGTAACTGCTGATTCAGTATTCTCAGACgcctacagaacacacacattgaggAATTGAAAAAGTAGCTTACAGTCCAACATATGCTCCTATGTTAGAACTTTATTCCTGTACTACACGGTGCTGAGAGAGTGCTGCTAACCTGCGGAGCTGCACATTCTCACTTCTGAGTGGCTGCAGTGCGAGAGCGAGCTCAGCCTGAATGTTGGTGCTGCCCACCATTGTGGGGAGCAGTGAGATGCTCTGCTCCACCTCTGAGATAAGACGAACCGCCTCACAGTCTACAGGGAAGAGGAACAACCACAGTGCACTCAGGCATCATTAAAGATGTACTGTAGCACTACAAAACAAAGCGGTGAATCTGTAAGTTTTCAGTTAGTGAGTCATTGAATCACTCGTTCACTGAGTGATATAATGATTCAGTGAAAAAATGAATCAGTCAGTGAACgagtcaatcagtcagtcattaCAACAAAACATTCAGTCGTCAGTCCCTCATACTGTACCCTAAAACAGTTGGTAAGTCGGTCAGTCAAAGATTTACTCATCGAGTCAGTGAGTCATTCAGGCATGGAGTCCATGAGGCAGCAAAGGTGAGTCAGTGGGTTAGTGACGTAGGGATTCAGTGATATAGTTACTGAGGTAGGGGTCAGTGACTTAGACAGTGAAGTGGACAATCAGAGTCAATGAGGTAAAGACTCAGTACAGAGTCAGTCAGTTagacagtgagtcagtgagacaTTCACTGAATTAGACAGTTTGATAGACATTTAGATCTGTTTCTCACACCACTCACCCTGATTAGCTACCAGTGCCTTCAGCTCTCCTAGCAGGTATTTGACAGTCATCACCTTCCTGGCTGTCTTTTCAGGGCTCCCTGACTTGTGTTTCAGCGTCCCAGTATGTTTGTCTATGCTGGTCTGAGAGCTTGTGTCTCTAACCGGCATGGTGTCCACTCTGTCCAGCTCATCGTCTTCACTCATGCAGTCTCCACTCTCCTCTGATGAAGATGATGCATACTCTCCAGACGAAACCTGGTGATCCCGTGAACTGTCACGCACCGGGATGTGGGTGGGGAGCTGTGATGACACTGGAGGAGAAGGGCAGGTCTGAGGTGCAGTGTTTGACTGTAGGGCGCTGCCCTGTCCACCTGAACATTCGTTTATAACAGGACTGGAGGGTTGAAACTGCCCCACCGTGGAGACCGCAGGCTGCAGCTGGACGGCTGGAGCTACAGAAAAAGACGCTATGTACCGGGTGGGTGAAACTGTAGCGCTTATAGCTCCGTGTTGAGTCGATGGTGCCGCAACGGCTGCAGCAAACTGCTGAGTGACGTGATGCGTCTCTCCGTCTGCTCCTTTGAGAGACTACACAGATGTATGGGACacaaaggcagagagagaataGGAAGTGACATTGACTGACAGACGAAGAGCGAGAACTGACAGCACTGCTTGAGCATCTGAGTTTTTCGGTATTTAATTAATCACGTTTGACTTTTGGGATGTCGGTGTGCAGAATCATACCACTTGACTGTGAGCTGATGTGGGTCTGTGAGGACTGAGCGCTGGGGTGGAGGTTGTCAGACGGCAGTTAAACACAGTGGAGGGCTGCGGTCCTGCAAAACAAAATGCGCACGtacattgttttaattcaacCTGCACCTCCATCATGTATTTATGAGATTATGCTGAATcaaatttaataatattgtttctTTTGACGCTCATGTCATTTATTCACAATTATTTCCAACCCAGAAAATGCATGTACACATgcagtataattaaaaaaataataataatacaataaataatactataaaaaatacatctaattaaaaattaaaatctgaGCTGACCTGTGGATGTATGACTGCCTAGAGGAAAGCTGTGTGACTGAACACCCTCCACTTGTGTCCCTCCTGGCTTTACGTCAGGTCCGATGACAACATCGACAGCAAGGGGCTTCTGCACACCATGAACATGTGGTTGTTGTCTTAAACCTGCGTAAGCCTCCGAGGGCAATATGGTCTTCTGCACTGGAGCTACAGAGAGGATACACAACAAATGATTGATTTAAAGTCTAAATATTTAGATATTCCacaaaaataatcatcatttatttaaacagtgaTGCGTGTGCAACATCACCTGGTCTTTTGTTTAGGTGCATAGATGCGCTTGCTTTTTTTCCAAccctctttctgtctgcttCATTCTTGCCAAGTGAGGTTTTCTTTTTGGGAGGAGCCGTCTTTACGATCCGTGACTTCATCTTGGGGTCTGCTGGGTAGATAATATTCGCAtgttaaatacaaacaaagacatgcaacaaacacacatctcaatCACGAGTACCTGATTTTTCCGCTTGAAGTATATCACCGAGCAAAGCCGCACATCGATCCAGGCCtttgtttatggttgtgacCTAATCAGCATATTTCATgtataaattaatgaataattaaggaatgctcatttgcatgtttatgatgttactttactttactgatGATGATAAAATTACCTGATCTTCTGAATCTGTGGAGTACAGAGAATATGAAGGGTCGAGAGAAGGTCTTCCAACAACCCTGCAATACAGGTTAGGAAATTCTGTTTAAGgcatgttgtgtatgtgtgtgtgtgtgtgtgtgtgtttaaatatatatcgtCACTGAATACTGGGAATACAAGAGGTGGCATGTTTACTTTTTCCTGGTCATTTGTCCTCGGCCAGATCCCGTCAACCGGCCTGAGGACACCATCTGCCagtgacacacaagcataaggATGCAGTTACAACAGCACAACCAGGTTTGTGACTTATATTAACATTATCACTTGGTTTCCTACGTAACCCACAATTCAACGGTGACTGAGACGAGAGTGACTAACGAGAgcgatgcagcagcgctttagtcTTTTGGCACTAACCCTAACTATTCTGGATTTCTTACTAAAACAATGATAAatataagttttttttgttgttgttgtttgtttcagtaTTACAGTGTGGAGCTGATATTACCTTGTGTCTGGGCGTCACGTGCCTTGCCATGTGTGCGGCTAATCTCTAACCAGCTAGCAAGATGTGCACTCTTATCAGCCACGGTACAAACTTCACCTTTACACTCACAGATAGTTTTGAGATGTTTACAATATCTATTGacctaaaaaaaactgttaaaaaggTACTTTTTAAAGCGGTAAAACAGCGTGTCACTTTAAGAGAACCGACAACCGAAACAGCCGTCAGCTGCTAGATGTTATGTTTAAACAGAAGGCAAGGATACACTCGACCAATAGAAACGCTGCAAATTGTAGCCATCGAAATCATTGGTGCGTTCTATATGACGTCATCGAAACGTTCTTGGACCATTGGATAAAAATCTTGCCGATTATAATGACGGCACCCAATAATAATACggaagtatttatttatgttcagcCCACTAATGCGTTGAAAGCGTAACTATAGAAACGCa
This window harbors:
- the ccdc14 gene encoding coiled-coil domain-containing protein 14 isoform X1, whose protein sequence is MARHVTPRHKMVSSGRLTGSGRGQMTRKKVVGRPSLDPSYSLYSTDSEDQVTTINKGLDRCAALLGDILQAEKSADPKMKSRIVKTAPPKKKTSLGKNEADRKRVGKKASASMHLNKRPAPVQKTILPSEAYAGLRQQPHVHGVQKPLAVDVVIGPDVKPGGTQVEGVQSHSFPLGSHTSTGPQPSTVFNCRLTTSTPALSPHRPTSAHSQVSLKGADGETHHVTQQFAAAVAAPSTQHGAISATVSPTRYIASFSVAPAVQLQPAVSTVGQFQPSSPVINECSGGQGSALQSNTAPQTCPSPPVSSQLPTHIPVRDSSRDHQVSSGEYASSSSEESGDCMSEDDELDRVDTMPVRDTSSQTSIDKHTGTLKHKSGSPEKTARKVMTVKYLLGELKALVANQDCEAVRLISEVEQSISLLPTMVGSTNIQAELALALQPLRSENVQLRRRLRILNQQLQERERAERQARPVDCNLELVSLQSLNLTLQMQLNERHKELENLQQENQKLRQAVEDKEGDLQQTKEHCEVETSRIRMDVSEALAEMRNCQAKLEDCEREKTALTNSLQQKEAEITKLQEIIRNLQKSPTPFYLAQTDVSSSSAPAAQLTKNVLDQYETQHREPTVASRVTDSVKAYLQTLEDSGHNSPPHPAKSVHLKLSHSSPGQWKRRQQSSPKSSDVHLSLKSTTVGSESQEVEQSDDTGFVPLRETASVQTAAAPQKQSSVHGGLKYLGLAFNKLGISSDLPSLDNDHGADFLPHPDGVTLQLKQPSEAAVNPTEQSESQHARRRLRMGETSVYTGRPSAYENSFSSCDIKSLASDWSVNSWSTFNTRDEQAFRNGLAALDASIASLQRTLKADLKR
- the ccdc14 gene encoding coiled-coil domain-containing protein 14 isoform X2, which encodes MARHVTPRHKMVSSGRLTGSGRGQMTRKKVVGRPSLDPSYSLYSTDSEDQVTTINKGLDRCAALLGDILQAEKSDPKMKSRIVKTAPPKKKTSLGKNEADRKRVGKKASASMHLNKRPAPVQKTILPSEAYAGLRQQPHVHGVQKPLAVDVVIGPDVKPGGTQVEGVQSHSFPLGSHTSTGPQPSTVFNCRLTTSTPALSPHRPTSAHSQVSLKGADGETHHVTQQFAAAVAAPSTQHGAISATVSPTRYIASFSVAPAVQLQPAVSTVGQFQPSSPVINECSGGQGSALQSNTAPQTCPSPPVSSQLPTHIPVRDSSRDHQVSSGEYASSSSEESGDCMSEDDELDRVDTMPVRDTSSQTSIDKHTGTLKHKSGSPEKTARKVMTVKYLLGELKALVANQDCEAVRLISEVEQSISLLPTMVGSTNIQAELALALQPLRSENVQLRRRLRILNQQLQERERAERQARPVDCNLELVSLQSLNLTLQMQLNERHKELENLQQENQKLRQAVEDKEGDLQQTKEHCEVETSRIRMDVSEALAEMRNCQAKLEDCEREKTALTNSLQQKEAEITKLQEIIRNLQKSPTPFYLAQTDVSSSSAPAAQLTKNVLDQYETQHREPTVASRVTDSVKAYLQTLEDSGHNSPPHPAKSVHLKLSHSSPGQWKRRQQSSPKSSDVHLSLKSTTVGSESQEVEQSDDTGFVPLRETASVQTAAAPQKQSSVHGGLKYLGLAFNKLGISSDLPSLDNDHGADFLPHPDGVTLQLKQPSEAAVNPTEQSESQHARRRLRMGETSVYTGRPSAYENSFSSCDIKSLASDWSVNSWSTFNTRDEQAFRNGLAALDASIASLQRTLKADLKR